One Aegilops tauschii subsp. strangulata cultivar AL8/78 chromosome 2, Aet v6.0, whole genome shotgun sequence genomic window, GTGTCCGACATATCACTCATCAATCTTTGATCAAGTGTCGAGTGTAGAGTGTTGCTAAATCTTAGTCAACTAAGACTTGACAATGTCTGAGTCGATGTTATATTCACGAGATCTTGCATGAAAATTAGTGCATTTTTTTCTTTCATCATTTGATCGAGACTTGATGAAAATTTGTGGTTGTATATATTTGTAGTTGCTGACAAAATTAAAGCACGCTCGCTGGCAGCTACATGGTCCGGCAGTTACATGGTCAGAAGTACAGCGGGTACTGGTGGGGGTAGTAGGAGCTGGGCGGGTAGAAGAAGTAGGGCGGCGGGTGCACGGCCTCTGGCTTCGGCtcatccttcttcttctcctccggctTCTTCACTTCCTCCACCTTGATGATTTGGGCGTGGCCGAGCTTCTTGCGGAGGCAGCTGACGAGGCACACCGAGTCGACGCCGTCGCCGACCACCTCTAGCTGGTCCCTGGCGTCGCCGGTTATCCCCATCGAcgtcaccccggctgctctggcTGCCAGGGTCAATGCTTTGGACCGGCGCTTGTCGCACGACATGCTCAACTGGATGACAATCTTTTGCTGCAACAACAAGGAGGAGGATCAATCGTATGCTCCAGCTTCAGAGTAATGTATCGACTGCTCGAAATTGAGCTGCTAAACAAAACAAGACGAGAAGTAAACAAATGGTAGGAGCAGACACCCACCTTCATTGCTTGCTGCTGCTGTGAAGGAGAAACAGGAACTCAATGGGGAAATGTTGGTGTTCGAGGCAATGCTAGAATGGTTTGGGTAGCAACTGATCGATCTTTAGCAGATGCAATGCAGCCAAATGTATGTATAGCTTGTGATGATTTGGTGGAGGGGATAGCTGCCTTATATACACGCACGCAGTGGGTGCGGTTGTGGGAGCAGAGACCTAGAGTCATCAGTATCAGAAGCGATCCCAACGAAGCTAGTCGTGAGAAGATTCGTACGTAGCAGCGGCAGTGAGTAGACTAATACAAGTGCCCTAATGGGCAAGTAGATGTAAGCGCGTCCTGATCACAATCACATGCGCTCCTTGAATTTGCCAATGGGCAGGCTACCCAGTAATGGAGAGACATTAAACAATGACTTGTGCGAGATCTGAATTCCAGGACGACGCGACCCACCCAATTATTGTCGATTGGCCATGTTGCAGTCTTCTCCGAAGACGCGGTTGCGGACATACCCACGTAGACCCAGTCGATCGATTCGTTAACAATATCAGCATGAACTAGACAAAATGCCTGGATACAATAGCTCAAATTCAACTTATCAGCGGTCCTCGATCAGCTACTAGTACCCTTTTTTTTATCTTAGTTTTTGAAATAGGCTTTCGCCCTTTTTAAATATAAATCAACACCCGAATTAAGTACACGGTCGAATGATACAGGGTGAGAAGGTAACCCTTCGAGGATAACCGGACCATGTAAGATGCACGCGACTATGCCGTCCAGAGAAAGCACATGCGGAATTGATTACAACACCATACTACGCCCTATAACACCTAAGCTTCACGATAACGCCCTTAGGAAGGAGAACGGTGCTAAACATCGCCACTGCCAAGTCCACAATGAACAAAGGTTCTCACCCGGAACCCTGACACGTAGAGGAGCACCACGACGATGTCTTCAGGAAGGAATGGCCATCAACAATTCCATGGAGGCgtgcggcgcgggcggcggcggggcactccctccttcctttggtcctcgtggcggcggcgcgggtcgTCTGCTCGGGGACAAGGGGCGCCTCGTCCGGCTGGTCTCCCGGAGGCGGGGACGGCTGGATCCGGCGGCGACTAGGCTAGGAGGAGGTGGCGCGGTgcggcggcgctggtggcggGGTTTCGGTCGGGGTCGTCTTCGATCTCGATCGGGATCTCCATTGGGGGCATCGCATAGCGGTGGGACCGGATCGGCGGCGACGTCACCGGTTCGGCGGAGGGCTCCGTTCCAGCCAACCGTGAGATCGGGAGGTCGTGGCTTCCGGTGAAAATCGCGCCTGACCGCGGTCAcggcgggcgatggcggcatCTCAGACGTTGTTCCCTTCTCGAGGCATCGTCGTTGCAGGTCACGTCAACCTAATCGGAAggttccgggggaaaccctagatctggatCTACAGGATCGGACGATGGCGACGTTTCGATGTCGTTCTCCCTCCatgggggcatcgttttggagcaagtgTTGGCTGGAGGGGACAAGAGGAGGAACGGCGTGGTATCTGACACGTCGACAACGGCGGGTCTCAGCGGCATGGAGCAGCGGGGTCTCACCGGTGGGCGTGTGATGATGGACGAGCGCAGGATGGTGGCGTTGTGTGGCGTCGTGGTGGAGTCGACGGCAGCTAGACCAGGCAAGGTTCATGCAGCAGTATAGCACTAAAGATGGATTgatggcaggtggctgcggcggcctcatacccggcaggcgaccaggttgaggagtgcgccggacttgTGGGTGCCCCAtgcccggcaggcgtcctggttgggacctcaggtcttagatgttaggtttggctgcgaggtctgttttgGTATTACGCCCAGACTATCTgcatcccttcatcaactggataggaatagcgacagatgttgcctcgatggtggctttagtcttatttttgtatgactttaTAAGGTCtggtgtgaataattaataaagaggctgcatgcatcgtccaaaTGCAAAGGCCGGGGGTCCTCCTCCATTTCTAAAAAAAAATCAACAATTCCATTGACGGAATTTCTTTAAGGGGTGGAGGCTGTCATGACCCATAGTTTAGACAAGAGCGGGGATTTTTTTTCCGAATGTGCGTTGCATTCGTGCATACAAACTTTGGGCTAATTTTAAAACTTTTACTTAAGCTTAGTTGAATTCAGATTCAAATAAAAAATTGACACGACCTTTGCTCATTTTTGAGTTTTGGCACAATTCAAAAGTTCAATTTGTTTATGAATTGAGAATTCATTTAAATAATGAAAACAAGATCCAAGCAGATCTACCAAAGACTAGCACCGATTGAATCCCGCGAGATCTGAGAGAGACACGCCACCACATGCCCTCCGATGACGCTAGACGCACCACCAGGACAGGAATTGGGTGTGGGAGATATTATTCCTACTAGGAGACAGCGCTGCCACCACACAGCCTCAACCGAGACACTGAACCGAACAAGAATGAGAGCGGGATCCCTCCCGCGGGCGAGGGGCCGAGTTCCTCCGCTCCACCACAGCCCAAGGCCATGGGAGGCGAGGTGGACCGGCGACAGCGCCGATGGAAGGAAAAGAAACCCTAGTCACCTCAGAATAGTTTGGCGTGCGAGATTGTCCTTGTTTACGATCACACATCGACAAAGGTACCACATATTTAAAAAATACTATTGTTACCTTTGACTTTTATTTTTTTTACTGTTGCCCGTTGAAATCTATGAGTTCGCAGAATCTACTGAAATAGCAGTACATAGAATGTACGTAGAATCTACCGAAATAGTAGTACATTGAAATCTCTGAGTAAAGGTTCCACCGGAATTCATCCTGGCCTTGTGTCAACTGGACCCCGCTAGTCTCCCCAAAAGGGTGTGCCATGACGCAAGGCGGGGTTTGATCAAATCCCGCCGAAAAGGAACATTAAGCGGCAATGTGCTCAAAAATTGCGCAAGCATATGATTTTTGTCGTGAGCAATACATTACAAGACTGAATATTGTTTTCAGAGAGCGGCATTACCAACACGTATCCTTGTTGAAATAAATATATATCTGACAAATCTAGTTAAACAAATACGGCAGCTCATTTCTTTAAAAAAGCCATTTCCTTTCGTACATGGGTATATGGGGTACACATACCCCAGTACCTATTCGCCAATTCATTGTTGTATGCTGGATTGTGTCATGTCTACTTATCTATCATTGTGTTCTTTCAATGATTTAAGCGTTGAAGCAATTGTGTCATCACCGGTGAGACAACCGTGGACCATTTTTGGACTCGTGGCACTGATATTGTCAATCAATATATGATGACTTAGCCGTCATAATCTGTAAATAATCAATATATGAACGATGACCTACCTGTCATAATCTGCAGATTCTGATAGTCCAGAAACACAATTCTATTTCAGACAGCGGTACGTTCTTATCAAACAAAAGGAAACGTTGCCATATCTCGCCATCTATACCATTAAATTGGCCTTCGTACGGGCCGTTGTGTTCAGCGGTGTCATTTTCATGAACGCGTGATCGAATTAATTCTTGTTTAGGCTCTGAAGTTAGTTGGCTGATTCACAACTTTGACCATCTTACTTGATACTGTTGTAAATAGACTACTAGGATTATACAATAAGAAATGCAGACTAGGTCACTAGAGACTACTTCAGTACTGGTTTAGAGTCTGACTCTTCCGACGGTTAATTTGTCGGGATGTAGTTATATTTCTGCTGTAAATGTAAACCTAGAGCAACTGCGTAGCACTCTAATTATTGTGCGGTCTGTCATTTTCCAGCTCCTCCTTGTGTTGAGGAATTGGTTGCTCTGGTTGTATTTGGATTTCCAACTAACCAGTGAAGCTAGTGCTATTAAAAGCTCGAAGTTTACTCTACAGAGCGAACATTCGTATGCAAAAACATAAATATCGGTGCAAATGTCCAAGAGAATTCTAACAATCTATTCATTAGAACAGTTCCTAAATCCCAATCAATACACCGGTCTGGTTGCCGTGCTCGATCTGTGCAGTTGGTGGCCAATACTTTTGTTTAGAATTGGGAATTGTGGGGATGTAGACAACCTGATACCAACAGTCTTGTACTTTTGTTATTGTCACAAACTTCTGGTCAGCAGTTTGGTTACTCTATTTTCGTTGTTGACCCGGCCCACCGCCACTGACTGATGTAGTAAGACCAATAAAATCGTGTGTTTGGTTCGGGAACCAAATGAAATGGAATGTAAAAAGACGAAGGAAATCAGACCTTCTCCTGATGTTTTGACACTGGAGACAACCATTGCACGGTGCTATGTTCATATCCAGATAATTTGAGAATACAAACCTTTAACTATACTTGACGGTGCAGATCTTATTCAGTTCTTACGGACCGTGCTTATGGATCAACTCGAATTATCACCTGATCATATGATTGGAGGACATGCGTCACACTGTGGGGCTGAGGGCATCATGGTGTGACGTCCCACCTTTTCTTGCAGGTGACAAATtgtctatctatctatctatctatcgtGCTGTCCTGTTTGACGCACATGTAGTTTAGGAACCACCACCTTCACCAAGAAGCAAGTGCATGCGTGAGGACTGAGATTCATATAACCATAGCGTTTGCTTTGATTTCACACTGGAAATTAGCGAAGCGAGCTCGTAAATATAGATAAGAGtatctctctttttttcttttcatttCCATCAATGAATTAATAAACACGCGTATAGTACGTCAAAATGGATCTCTGGCAGTTACATGGTCCTCGCAGACTACCATGTGCGGCGCCTGGTACTGGTGGTGGTAGTAGCTGGGCGGGTAGTAGCACGGCGGCGGGTTCACGGGCACGGGCACGGCCGGCTTCGGCtcatccttcttcttctcctccggctTCTTCACCTCCTCCACCTTGATGATTTGGGCGTGGCCGAGCTTCTTGCGGAGGCAGCTGACGAGGCACACCGGGTCGACGCCGTCGCCGACCACCTCCAGCTTGTCCCTCGCGTCTCCGGTTATCCCCATGGAcgtcaccccggctgctctggcGGCCAGCGTCAGTGCTTTGGACCGGCTTTTGTCGCACGACATGCTCAATTGGATGACAATCTTTTGCTGCAACAAGGAGAAAAGCCATGGATCAATCTTCAGAGTAATGTATCGATTGCTCAAAATTAAGATCCTAAACAAGGCAGCAGGAGAGGTAAACAAAAAATAGGAGCAGAGAAACTGAATAGGGTTCCTCACCTTCATTGCTTGCTGCTGGGTTGCTAGATGCCTGTGAAGGAGAAGCAGGGACTTGATGGGAGTAAATGGCACTGGCGGTCCGAGAACTTGCGCTGCAGGTGCACTTAAGTCACGATACTTGTAAACTGAAAAAACCCGTCATAGAACTTGCATTGCGGGTGCAGATAGGTCACATATGCCATCTGAACCGGCCAGTTGTCCTATTTTCGAGAAAAACCCGTCATAGAACTTGCGTTGCGGGTGCAGATAGGTCACATTTAAAAAAATTCGTTCCTGGACATTTTTTTAAAGTCACGAATCACAAATATTTTTAATAAATATTTTTTAATTTATCGTCCgagaacatttttttaaagtcgCGAATctcaaacatttttttaaatgttcacCACTTAAAACAAATGTTCGCAAATcacaaatatttttcaaatttatcattcgcgaacattttttaaagtcgtgaacaaatatttttcaaattaaccgttcatgaacattttcaaatttATTGTTCGcaaacattttcaaaattttcattcGTGGACATTTATTAAAATTCACGAATCACAAATACTTTTAATAAATATTTTTTAATTTAACGTTCGCGAACTTTTTTTAAAGTCGCGAATcacaaatattttttaaatgttcacaacttaaaaaaaatgttcgcgaatcacaaatatttttcaaatttatCATTCTCAATTTTTTTAAAGTCGTGGACAAATAGTTTTCAAATTAATCATTCACCACATTTTCAAATTTATCGTTCGCAAgcattttcaattttttttggtGGACATTTTTTTAAAGTCACGAATCATAAATGTTTTTTAATTTATCGTTCGCGAACTTTTTTTAAAGTCGTGAATCACAATTTTTTTAATGTTctcaattttaaaaaaatgttcacgaatcaaattttttttcaaatttatcGTTCTCGACCTTTTTTTAATGCCGTGAATAAATAGTTTTCAAATTAATCATTCACGAACATTTTTAAATTTATCATTCAAAAACATTTTCAAATTTTTCGTTCCTGGACATTTTTTAAAGTCACTAATCACAAATATTTTTAATTTATCGTTCGCGAACATTTTTTTATGTCGCGGATCACGAATATATTTTTTGAAACGTTagcgaacatttttttaaagtcgTGAACAAATAGTTTTCAAATTTATCgttcacgaacatttttttaaagtcaCGAATCACATATATTTTTAAAGTCGTGAACAAATTTATCGCGCTTGACCGTTAAAGGGAGAAAACCGGGCAGCTGGCCGGTTCAGATGACCTGTGTGAACTATATGCACCCGTAATGCATGTTCTATGACGGGTTTTTCCGGTTTGCAAGTACCGTGACTTAAGTGCACCCGCAGCGCAAGTTCTCGGAACGCCGGTGCCATTTACTCACTTGATGGGGAAATGTTGGTGTTCGAGGCGAGGCTAGAATGGTTTTGGTAGCTACTGATCGATCTTCCACAGATGCAAGTGTCTAGCTTGTGATGATTTGGTGAAGGGGATACCCCCCTTATATACACGCTAGAAAACTAGAGCTATCAGTATCAGGAGCAATCCCGACGCACTAGCTCGCTAGTAGTAAGAAGATTCGTAGCAGCTGCCGCAGTTGAGCTCCGACTGAGTAAACAACTGCCCAATTGGGCAAGTAGACATGCATGTAAACGCGTCCTCATCACAAAGGACTCGGTTGAATTTTCCCGATCGGCAGGCTACCCATGGAGAGACTAGACAATGACTTGTGACGAGATCTGCCCAACTTTATCACCAGTTGGCCACGTTGGATGCTCCACCGAAGACGCGGCTGCGTACATAACTAGGCAGCAGCTCAAGTTCAACCGATCGGCGGTCCTCGATCAGCTCAATCAACAATAATTTTGTCTTAGGAACACGCGGGAGCAGAGGGATCACAGGGTCACACCCAACTTTTCCACAATTGCACGCAATTAATAAGCAATTGTTCTGATTATATCCGAGAAAAAAGAGTGTTGCGATGCTGCTTGTAGCAGGGAGAGTCTTACATATATCATGTATATAATACTAGTGTACGATAGTATAAGTCGGTGTTTTAGGATATTTCAATCTTTATCTTGTATAACACATAGTAACGCATTTGTTTGTTTCCAACTGGGTTTGCTACCTATGTAGACTGCACATGCACgatgtcgggggtgtcgtgcgacatatgTCAAAAGATGGCTTATCATCGAGGAGgctagtaagacgtcgccggtgccagaAAACAGGACGAGGCGAAggcatgcacgccggcgaatcttacccaggttcggggctctcctaggagataacacccctagtcctgctctgcggggtctccgcatgatcactcaagcaacaatgatggctacaagcttgctccttgagctgtttctctagagggggaagaagaacaggtctagccctagcttcctctctctatATGGGTGTGTGGATGAACTAaagtctgaaccctttgcatgggtgctctgggggggtttatataggcctaccccccaggggtacaaaggtaatctggccgggtgtggGACCCGGCTGCtagtgtctctggtcgccggcttctccgcttgctgatggggcccgccgcctggtgggccctgcTGGTTGTCTCGTACTTAGCCGACAGGCCTcgcccgccgctcgcgggtctggCCGACTGCTCAGCACTATAGCGATGCTGGTAATGATGCGTGCTCTGTCGggggaggcgtggctacagtaccgccGCTTGGTCCGTGCTTGCCGCTCTCTGGTTCCTCACTGACAGGTGAGGCCtaccgcccgtgggccgtaccgacagcccgtaCTGGAGGCATGGCCTTCTCTGCCGTAGGTGACGTCATGGGtagagtggcaacagtgccgcgcggGACGGGAGATCTTCGTCCGgtacggggcactgtggccacgcttggccctggattcgggggtggcagggcGTGCTATAGCCACGCCCTATCTCATCGTATTTATGTGGGCGCAGACTCTGAGGACGcttggggccgcctgctaggagccggcccacCTCGTGGCCGCCTGCTGAGTCTTGCCGTCTTCTGGCACCCGACCGCTCGGACCAGTCGGCTGCGAGAAGGAGGCGCTTTGGTCTTTGGTTTTTCGAGGGGCGCGctggccccgatgtcttgaagcgTCATGGGAGgccgatgaggctacccgtggtcaattactccgacagtagtccccgaagctgatgaGGCTCCGCGGCTGGTGAAAGGAAGGAGCCTCGGCAGCTTCCTACTCCGAGCGCTTCATTTGATCTTGCTCCGTCCGTCTTCCGGCGTGCCGACTGCCAGGAGCCGGTCACGACCAGGCGGGCCGCCTGGTGGTTTTTGAAATGCCTTGGCGGGAGCCAGGTGGAGTGCTAGCGAAGCATCCAGGCTGGCCGCCCGCCGCTCGCATGCCACGCGGCGTCTGTCAGACGGGCCGGCCTGCCAACCCACACGTGCGATGGGACGTCGCTGCAGGCTGGGCCCGCCACTACCGGGCCTCGGCACGcgcgcggatccgctgcggccgaggcgggcGGTTGGGATCCTGCGCACCATTACCACGCGTCGTTATTACGCGGTAAACACGGGGTCATGGGgtcgtgggcgcagttaatcccatgaTCCCACGCCCCGTCACCTCGGCTTCACAACCAGGGgttataagtagggggaggaggggagcgGCAGACGCACGCGCACCCTCCTCTCCTTTGCCATTTCTTGActtctcttcttcttcgccgccacCGCACCCCGTGCTCGCCGAAGTGGTGCTGCAGCCCGTCGTCGTCGAGCCTTCTCCCCCGCGGCGCTGTTGTTCCACCGCGGGTTCGTGCCTCCTTCGCCGCGTCGCGCCTCCATCGAGCCCTAAGCTCTCATGGCGCGCGACAAGATGAACTCCGGCgcctgggacggctccaacgtccagaAGGACCACCTCGACTTCCTGTGAGACACGAGGCGGCTGCCTGGCGCGGGCTATGTCAAGACGCGCGTCCCACCGGAGAaagagatcacgccggcgccgaaGGACGGCGAGCGCGTCGTGTTTCGGTCACACTTCCTctgcggcttcggcctgccggttAGTGGCTTCGTACGCTCCTTCCTCCAATTCGATcatctccagccgcaccacctcacaccgaacacggtggtgctgctgtcggccttcgtcacatTATGTGAGGGCTACCTCGGCATTCTCCCCACTCTCGAGCTGTGGGGAgagttcttctacaccaagctcgaCATCTCCGCCAAGGACGAGGCGGCCCAGTGCGGCGCCTTCGTCGCGGTACGGCGCCCCGGAGCCGGTAACCGCTTCCCGTCCATCATGTTGACCCAGTCCGTCAAGCTGTGGCacaagtcgtacttctacgtgaagaacgtcaacCCGGCTCTGGACTTCGTCAACCTGCCGGATTACGAAGCCGGCCCGCCAGCCGAGCCGCGCACCAACTAGGCCTTCAAGCCGAAGCACCTATCGGCCGCCTCCACCACCAACATCGCCAAGCTCAAGGAGATGACCGACTTGGAGGGCCTCCAGGCGTCCGACTTGCTGACggccttcgtggtgcgccgggtcCTCCCTCTCTAGGGCCGGCCCCACATGATCAGTCAGATGAGTGGGCACCGGGACCCGTGCCGGCTGTCCACCCGTGAGATGCCAGTTGCGGAGGTGGCCTGCATGGTGAACGAGATCGCGAACCTCAAGCTCTCAGAGTTGGACTGGCGGTTCGGCAAGCGGCCATACTCCCGCGCGCATCCGCCTCCAGCCGTAAGTTCCTGACTCTTCTTTCTTTCTTGGTCTTTCTTCTTTCCCGACTGATCAGTCAGACGTGTCCCAGATCCTCTCGACCGAGCAGGCGGCCGACGCCTTGGTGCAAGGCCAGGAATACCTGCCGGACCGATCGGTGAGCAATgcggacgaccccgacttgggggcggccgccttggaAGACGACGCCACGGGCGGTGGCGACGGGGCAGGTGGCTccggtggaggaggaggcggcgtcgAGACATGGccggatgacgaggaggaggaggccgagctGCGCCGCCAGTCGGTCGCTCGCAGGGCGGGGGCGAGCTCCTCAGCGGCGCCACCCGCACCAGGCGGCGCACCGAAGTGCTGAGCCGGCACGCAGCTGCAAGGCGGCCGACAGAAGAAACCCAAGGGCTCGGCCgcagcgaccaggcgggaggaggccgCTGCGAAGGCGGCCCGGTACCAGAGGGTCCCGAAGCAGCCGCCGACGGTGTCCGCGTAAGTGCTTGCTCTTTTTGtgttttccttcttctttttgcAAACTCCTTCTGAGTTTGTCTTGTCTTGCTTGAATCAGagccccgctctctcttgagcggtcgACCTCCGCCTCCATCATTGGAGGGGCGGAGGGTTCCGCCAACGCCCGGCGCATAGACCTGCTCGCCGACCTCCGAGAGGCGACGgagaggaacgcgcgggaggcacGCGAGGAGAAGAGGAGGCgcacgcggcggccaaggcccaggctgacgctgcggccaaggcccaggaggaggaggcgaccaaGGCCCAGGCGGACGCGGCCGCCAAAGCACAAGCGGGCGCAGCTGTGGATGGTCTGGCTCCGCAGCTGGTCGTTCCGCTGTGCTCCATGCCGCCGGCGACAGGGATCCCTGCGCCGGCTGGAGGGGCCGGCAACGACCAGCCAGTCATGGAGAGGGAGGAAGGTGACGCCGTCATCCTGAGGACGGAGGCATCCCAGCAGATGTCGGCTGCCAAAGCTCAGGGCGGTCGGCCCGACGCGCCGTCGGCGCCTCGAGTCAGCGGC contains:
- the LOC109734234 gene encoding heavy metal-associated isoprenylated plant protein 47-like, yielding MKQKIVIQLSMSCDKRRSKALTLAARAAGVTSMGITGDARDQLEVVGDGVDSVCLVSCLRKKLGHAQIIKVEEVKKPEEKKKDEPKPEAVHPPPYFFYPPSSYYPHQYPLYF
- the LOC109734246 gene encoding uncharacterized protein gives rise to the protein MKVRNPIQFLCSYFLFTSPAALFRILILSNRYITLKIDPWLFSLLQQKIVIQLSMSCDKSRSKALTLAARAAGVTSMGITGDARDKLEVVGDGVDPVCLVSCLRKKLGHAQIIKVEEVKKPEEKKKDEPKPAVPVPVNPPPCYYPPSYYHHQYQAPHMVVCEDHVTARDPF